GTGCTGCTCAGTTTTTCTTTTATCGGCTACAGCTCCAGGCAACAGGTGTGCCGGGCAAGCGAGGTTTTAACAGTGTTCCTATCCTCGGAATCGACCTTACTGGGAGAGGTTAGCATTGTTGCTACCGGAAGAACGGATGTAGGAGATGGCATCTCCAACGTACCTATCAGGGATCTGGCCACCTCCGTCGCTTCTATCGAAATGAGCAAATTATCAAAAATGCCCACCAGTTCGGTTTCCGAGGCCCTGCAAGGCAGGATGAGTGGCGTGGATATCACCTCCACCAGCGGAGACCCGGGAGCAGGCATGTCGATCATCATTCGCGGAAATACTTCCTTGAATGGGAACAGCAGGCCTTTGATCGTGCTGGATGGCGTCCCTTATGAAACGACCATCGGAACGGATTTTAATTTTGCCAATGCCGATGTGGCGGATTACGGTTCTTTGGTTGATATTTCTCCGGCGGACATCAGCTCCATTCAGATCCTTAAAGACGCCGCTTCAACGGCCGTCTGGGGTTCAAAAGGTTCTAATGGGGTTGTGGTGATCAATACAAAACGGGGACAAAACAAAAAAACGGTGTTCGCTTTGGATTACCGAAACAGTTATGTTTTCGAACCGGAACCTCTACCTATGCTGGATGGAGATCAGTACGTGAGATTAATGATCGATTCCCGGTTTAACAGAAACCCGGTTGGGATCACCCAAATTCCGGCCGAATTTCTGAATGAGCCCGGCAGCGTGGACTACTATAATTTTAACCGTAATACCAGCTGGATAGATGAGATTACGAGGAATGGTCTGACCAATGACCTCAACTTCTCCATTACCGGTGGCGGGGACAAGGCGAGATACCGCGCATCTGTAGGGTATTACAACCAGTCCGGAACAACCGTAGGAACAGACATTGAGCGGATCACTGCGAGGCTTAACCTGGATTACAGAATATCCGACAAGCTGCAGTTGTCTTCAGATTTCTCCTATGCCAATTCTAACAGGAATCAAAATTATTTCTGGGACCTCAGGTCGATGGCCTACAAGAAAGCCCCGCACATGTCCATTTACGAATACGATGAAAACGGGGTCAATACGGGCAATTATTTTAACCCCGAAAGAACGGAACAAGGTTACGGCATTGACTTCCCCAATCCGGTCGCCCTTGCCAGAGACGGGATCAACAAGGACGTCAAGAACAGGGTGCTGAGTAAATTTCTCCTGCAGTATGAAATCGTAAAAGGATTGAGATACTCCGCAGACGTTTCATTCGATTTAACCGATAACAACAATAAAAAATTGCTGCCCGAAAGCGCCACAGGAGTTCAGATCGGTAATGTCAACCTGAACAAATCACGGAGCAAGGAAGATATACAGAATATCATTCAGACGTTTAACAAACTGATTTTCACCCCGGATTTTGGCAAAAACCACCGGTTGATGTTGATGGGTATGTTTTCCACTTATGAAAAATCCTTTTCCCAGACAAGCCTTGCTGTCTCCGGAATCCCTTCATATAATCTTATCGGACCGGGGAATATCGGGGTCTCCAATGAAACTTATTCAGGCAGAAGCAAAATCCGTACCTTGTCTTACCTCCTGAACGCGCACTACGTGTTCAATGACCGTTATATTTTTAGCAGCGGTATCCGGATTGACGGGGATTCTCGATTTGGCCCCAACAACAGATACGGGTATTTCCCCTCATTGTCATTCGCCTGGCGTGCATCCTCCGAAGGATTCCTTTCTGATCTGAAATGGCTTTCTGATCTCAAGCTAAGGGCCAGTTATGGTGAAAACGGATTTGCGACCCAAGGCAGTTATGCCTACCTGGCCAAATACGTATCGGCCACAGGATATCTGGGCATGGACGGGATCAAACTGGGAAATGTCGAGCTGAACAACTTAAAATGGGAAGCTACCCATCAGTTTAACTACGGCCTTGACCTGGCTTTATTTGATTACCGGGTGACCGTCACTTTTGATTACTACGATAAATTCACCCAGGATATTATCCTGAACAACCTGGAAATTCCTTCCACTTCAGGGTTTTCCTCAATCACGGGTAACTGGGGAGCTATGACCAACAAAGGATGGGAGTTCAATTTGAGTTCTAATGTTTTCAGAGCCGATGATTTCAATGTTTTTTTCGATTTCAATATTTCTCATAACTCTAACATCATAGAAGATATTCCGGAAAATTTCACTAACGAAACATTCTCGGTGGAAAATGGCAAATATGCCCGACGGATTCAGGTAGGTGATCCGGTTGGATCATTTTACGGTTTCAGATACCTGGGCGTATTTTCAACAGAAGCCGACGCAGTAGCAACGGATGCCAATGGAGAAGTGATCATCAATCCTGTAACGGGAGAACCTTTACCCTACCTCGTAAATGGTACAGGAGTTAAAGCAGGAGATGCCATATAC
This sequence is a window from Lewinellaceae bacterium. Protein-coding genes within it:
- a CDS encoding TonB-dependent receptor, whose protein sequence is MLLLFLGNGLNLLQAQIIRGTVIDSLSNEPLIGATVVEVDQTGRFLNGTITDFNGEFNLKVSSDEVLLSFSFIGYSSRQQVCRASEVLTVFLSSESTLLGEVSIVATGRTDVGDGISNVPIRDLATSVASIEMSKLSKMPTSSVSEALQGRMSGVDITSTSGDPGAGMSIIIRGNTSLNGNSRPLIVLDGVPYETTIGTDFNFANADVADYGSLVDISPADISSIQILKDAASTAVWGSKGSNGVVVINTKRGQNKKTVFALDYRNSYVFEPEPLPMLDGDQYVRLMIDSRFNRNPVGITQIPAEFLNEPGSVDYYNFNRNTSWIDEITRNGLTNDLNFSITGGGDKARYRASVGYYNQSGTTVGTDIERITARLNLDYRISDKLQLSSDFSYANSNRNQNYFWDLRSMAYKKAPHMSIYEYDENGVNTGNYFNPERTEQGYGIDFPNPVALARDGINKDVKNRVLSKFLLQYEIVKGLRYSADVSFDLTDNNNKKLLPESATGVQIGNVNLNKSRSKEDIQNIIQTFNKLIFTPDFGKNHRLMLMGMFSTYEKSFSQTSLAVSGIPSYNLIGPGNIGVSNETYSGRSKIRTLSYLLNAHYVFNDRYIFSSGIRIDGDSRFGPNNRYGYFPSLSFAWRASSEGFLSDLKWLSDLKLRASYGENGFATQGSYAYLAKYVSATGYLGMDGIKLGNVELNNLKWEATHQFNYGLDLALFDYRVTVTFDYYDKFTQDIILNNLEIPSTSGFSSITGNWGAMTNKGWEFNLSSNVFRADDFNVFFDFNISHNSNIIEDIPENFTNETFSVENGKYARRIQVGDPVGSFYGFRYLGVFSTEADAVATDANGEVIINPVTGEPLPYLVNGTGVKAGDAIYEDINNDGNINELDIVYLGDANPQFYGGFGLTIEYKNWVLSSYFNYKVGQDAINETRMYNENMYTTDNQSTAVLRRWRKSGDVTDIPRAVFGQSRNWLGSDRFVEDASFLRMKSLTLSYDVPPQWSEKINVQKVKAFLTAYNILTITNYTGQDPEIGFNGRDRFAVGRDNSLTPPPVTLTFGLNVLF